The region CCAGATTCTACCGAGTCGAGAAACATTACCATCTGATGTATGAACTTGATTTTTCAGAATCTTAGTATATACAAAACAGtggattgaattttatttatatactgGCAATTATAAAACATTACCATTAGAAGTACATTGATGTAAACTCAGTTTCAGTGATATATTTGTTAATTTCATGTTTTGGACAATTTAGATGTGCCAAATTTTACATTTTCTCAAATTTGATTTGCTTTTGTTAAAGAAATTGATATTGGACATTAGCTCCATGGTATTGTATTTATACTGAATGTAATATTTTAGCTAAAGCTCATAAAGTGTTTATTGAAATAGGTATAAGAGATACAAGCATACAAATAAAATCCATATTTATGTCTTTTGTCATATTCTTTAGATTGATTTAGTGAAGTAAAGTAATTGGgctcttttgaatttttttctcaaaaaaatttattttactatccATAATATTTCACAGgcatcttattttatttatatatcgaTTGATTTATGTTGTTATAGACAAAGGCTCTAAAAGTGAGATCAATTAtttcaaaagtaaataattttcatttagaAGAAGATGGTCAGCTGAATGATGATTATTTATtgttcttaaaataaaatatggcaATTGTCCTTATATTTTGTCCGAGATTGGAAATGAATGAACGAGTCAAATGCAATAAAATATTGGATATTGTTCTGATGGAAAACTCCTTAAGAACAACAAAGTATTCACTAAGCGcataaaaattggatttttgGAATGTTgccattttttcatttcatcaTTTCAGTTTCAAATTGATGTAGTGAAGTTAACATCCTTCATTTTCTGCAGTTCTGAAGACACTAAACAGTGAGCAAAGGCTTTTGCAGATGCTATTGGCGCGTGACATTGATGTTTTGAGAGTTAGTCTTAGGGCAAATTCTATTCTGTTAGTTTACAGTTAAACTCAAAGCTTTTACTTTTCATACTTGAAATTGTCCAATTTTATTAGGAGATGTTTTTGTAGTTTAAACTTGAGCAAGAAAAATTTATGTATCacatttattttacaaatttcaCATAAGTGCTATTTGAAAGAGGAGAATACaactaaaaaataatgaaaattcatattattagttgattattgttgtttttgttctgatttatgtatttttttgaaaaacacaATCTATATATTTAGGGGAATAAAATTCATATCTAATgtgaaaaagtataaaaataaattaaattattcataATTATATAGCAATTAAATTTACAATTCTCACAtatctatttaatatttttaaaaataatttaaataaataaatcttaCAACTCAAAAAGTGATGATAAGACTAAGAATTGCATTAAGCATAGACAATGATGATATGTCAATgtaattaatctaattattgATCAATTGTTTTACAGTTATCTCAATCACGTGAAATTCAAACAagctttaattaaattaaaaatttgttaaaaacTCACTCcgtaaactaaataaaaaattagttaaaaatattaattaaatatttttccatacaaataatttttttaatgaaagttTTTGTTGGATATATATTAACAGTTCTATATTGGGTTGGAAAATaatgtaaatattaaattattaatctatatattatgacaattttttatattaattgtattgttttattgtcgttttaattgttattttgataaataaaatgcaACTGaagttaaaattatgaaaagtcCAAGATTATGTTTGTAAGTCTTTTAGAAATAGATGTAATTGTGATTTATAGAATTctaatttaaatacaaaattaatacattatttatagttgtaaataaaatataatctaaTCTACTATGGTTTGTATAGATAATTTAGTTctacgctacaaaacaaaattcaaattataaaaaatttaaatcttgatttctttttataaattcatatataatgttttttttaaataatatgctACGAAAATATAAAAGAGCTTAAAGTAAATATACTATTGCAATTTTTCGCagaaaaaatagtataaggATTTTGTTATCGAAAGTAGTCTTATAAAAAAGAAACACGTATGCAATCTTCGTTAAACGGTTATCGAGTACATactttatgataaaaaaataattctttttattagaaattgcaaaaaaacaATCGAATCATGTTAGCAAATTTGATGAATACCGTAATGTACTAAGAATCATAGCACTTGGTCCATTACATGAGATAACTTTAAGTGAATTTGAGAGAAATAAAAACAGATTTCGAAacaatagataaaaatataaaatgtaaaattgtatcgatttttttcatattaattttttatataattattatttaaattaatttttaatttgattccgcgcaaatacgcgggcttacgactagtataaaaataattagtaaaacattatcatatatgATCTATATAATTATTTCTAACTATATATTATGCTTCTATAAAAGGAATTATATATTATgcaatttaactaatttatatCATATAcacctaaatttaaaaatattaaaaatttaacataaaaacttttttttcttcataacaggctcatttagatttgtttaggcTCTCGAGTCTTCACTAATTGATAATCGAGTTCACGGCCGGTTTGAATTTCTCAAGCCATTATAATATTTTCCGAGTCGATCTCAAATAACTCACCAATAGCCCAACTTGTTACACCCCCTGCCACCGTCCATATTGCTCTTTCTATTGATTTTCCGATTTCCAAAAAGAATAAAACGCACCAAAATTCATTTCTGTTAAAAGAAACAGAAACAGCTGAAAAATTCAGCAACCAACACCACCACCAGCAGCAGCTAAAATGGTGTCGTACGTGAGTGTGCTGCTGTACGGAGTCGGTGGTATAGTGGTAGCCGGAATGGCGTTGCTGGTGGCGTTTCAAGAGAAGTTAGTCTACGTACCCGTATTACCCGGACTCACCAAATCCTACCAAATTACTCCCGCCCGACTCCGCCTCCTTTACGAagacgtttggcttcgatcCTCCGATGGGGTCCGCCTTCACGCTTGGTTCATCAAGATTTTCCCTGATTGCCGAGGTTAGGGTTTCTCTGCTACCTTTGCTTTCTATGTTTACTGCTTACTGTTTATGCGATAGTTTTTTAGGTTAATTTAATTTCGTAGTAACtgctttactttttaaatttactgTTTGGTTTGGGATTTTCAGTTTACTGCTTACTGTTTATGTAAATGTTGTTTTTaggttaatttaatttcaatttagtttAATTCTTGAAATCACGTATTTATACATGTAAATGAGATCCTTGCTTTTTTTCTTCTAGGTTTGAGTATTTGATTGTGTATTTAATTTAGTAGTATTATAGATCTACTGTACAACACTTTTGTTACGATTTTcgctttatatattttaattggtCGAGTTTAGCTCTGATTTATCTTAGTTGATGCTGTGATGTTGTTGACATTGCAGGTCCGACCATTTTGTTTTTCCAGGAGAATGCAGGAAGTATCCTTTTCGAGCACTGTTATTTTACTGTATTCGGTTTTCAATTTGTTGTCATTTTCATTTATCATTgttgtttttgtgtttgttgGTCCAAACACTTTTTTTGCTGATCTTAATTAGCAACCTTTAGATATTGCACACCGTCTTGAAATGGTCCGCATTATGATACAAAAGCTGCATTGCAATGTCTTCATGCTTTCATACCGAGGGTATCTATGTTTGCTTGTTACACTTGAACAAATTATTTtcttgtaattttttagatGTTCTGTTTATTCGTGTTTTATGGATGTGGATCTATGCTTGTTTATTGCTCTTGATTTCTGTGATCTAATACACAGTTATGGAGAAAGTGACGGTTACCCTTCTCAACATGGAATCGCCAAGGATGCTCAGGTATATGCATGTATTTTTAGCTCTTTATTCTTAACATTCGATGCCTGCTGTCTTGTATTCTAGCTCTGTTTTGAATTGGTATGCCTTCGCTCTTTGATAGGCAGCACTTGATCATCTTTCTCAAAGGACTGATATTGATACCTCTAGAATAGTTGTGTTTGGGAGATCACTGGGTGGTGCAGTAGGAGCTCTCCTGACAAAAAAGAATCCTGATAAGGTTTTGCTCCAATTTATTTTACCGTTGTTCGTTCTATTTGTGGAaatcaagtttttttttgtttcccaGAAAATATTGTTACATCTTCATATGGAATGTACTTTTGGTTTTTGAAATTCTGTTGTGCTCTTCCTTGTCATTCTTTTATATTTCCTTGTTGGTGCCAAAATCATCTTATGTATGAAGAATCTGGTTGTTTTAGGAAATATTAGCCTCTGGCTCTTTTAGATGCTAAATGATTAATTTCCATGATCATGTGATAAGCTGCAGGCAACACAATATCTTGACCTAGTCTTTAGTAACCTGTTTCTGTATTATTTCCATTTAATTATGGTTGGAATTTGCTATATCTGACCACGGTAACATCTTGGTGATTCATGCTTCTTTGTTTTTCCCCCCCCCAATGATCAACAAAATGAAAGGTAGTAAATAGGAAGTCAGGACACAGAATCATGCACTGCTTGAGTAATGCATTTCAGCAGTGCTCCTCTTTTGTTTACATTCCTTCTGTGCGAActacttattttgataaactgctCTGGCAGAAAGTTCTTCTAATTAATATGGATGGTTGCTGTTCATCTCAAATCAGAATCTTAATCCAGATTCCAGCTACTTGTGTTTTGTTATTGTTTTGTAGGGATCAATTTAGTTTCTAGTGCTAAGATTTTTGAGGAATCACATGTCACTTATCTCCGCTTTGCAGGTTGCTGGGCTGATACTGGAAAACACTTTCACGTCTATTCTGGACATGGCTGGAGTCTTACTGCCCTTTTTAAAGTGGTTTATTGGAAGTAATCATTCAAAAGGTccaaaaattcttaattttcttGTGCGTTCTCCATGGAGCACCATTGATGTCGTAGGCCAGGTCAGACTAATTGCTTAAGATTCTTgctttccttttttttctttcacttttACATAAAAATGAGTCACTTGCAACCAGAAATCTAGTGGCTGAACGGACCAAATTCTCCAAGTTTTCTTCTATTGGATGGGAAATAAACAAAGACTTATGGTTAAGTATACAACCAATTTGTGGCTTGTGGCGATTTAATATTATGGACCATGTGTATATAGTAATATCTGCTGCATTAGTAGTTATTTTTGCAGTTGCATTATGATATCAAGAAATGGTAAAtatcaatcagtgatgctttttatatttttttttgcatttctgCTCTCTGCCATTAGCTCTATCTTCTGAGCATAACTCATGAAGTGGCCTTTGTAATTGCAGGTTAAGCAGCCAATCCTTTTTCTCTCGGGGTTGCAAGATGAAATGGTTCCCCCATCTCATATGCAGTTGCTTTATGCTAAGGCCGCTGTTCATAACAAAAATAGCAGCTTTGTGGAATTTCCCACTGGCATGCACATGGACACCTGGCTCGCCGGAGGTGATGAATATTGGAGAACTGTACAGCAGTTCCTTGAAAAATATGTTCCCGAGAATAAAGAAAATGATTCTTACAATGATAAAGGTAACCTCTCTGCTCTCTGAAATTATGTCAACTGTGTTTGAGTATAGAAGAAAAGATTGTCAATTTTTCagcctttttcttttttagtaaCAAGCAATAATTTACCTAGCATGATAATGATGACATGGAGTAAAAGTTGGGTGATGGCTTGACTTGACAATGAAGGAACTAGAAGGAGCTAGCTATTTTCGCAGTTTGGGCTAGCTGTTTCTGCGCTGACTCAGTTTAAAACCATTGGTTTCTGGGTCCATTGTTGCTGAAACAGTCACATTGCAAAGATAGCGACTCCCTTAAGCATATATCTTGTAACCAAAACGCATAAAATCTAATGCATCACATTGCGGACATAGTGACTCCCTGAAGCATATATCTTGTACCCAAAACGCATAAAATCTAATGCATTATATGAAAACATTGTGTGTTCAAAATTCAATGGTAAAATATATTCTTGGTATAAAATTGTACACTTAGAATTTGTTTCCACCTGTTTTCTGTACCCGTCTTCTGAAGAGCctgttaaaattatatttttgttgttcTACTTTCAGATTTGAATGGGAGGTGACTTGTTGCATGTTGAATTTTGAGAAGATATGATTTAGCTGACGACGTAGGTCCTCAAAGCATTTGTGCCTTTTTGTTTTTGAAGCTGCAGCCCATAAAAGCTCTCTGTGAGGAGTTGAAGCCTGCCCTTAGATGTAACCATTCATGTCAGTCCAGCACCATTCTGGTTTTATCCCTGATATTCATTTTTGTCATTGTATGAAAGCTTCAGCAGATCAAAAAGTGTAAACTCTACAACTCTTTGACATATACATCTTTGTTAGTTAGTCACAACTGACCTGATTGTACGAATCAGATAATCCGCAAGTCCAAATATAGTCCGTTCATGTAACCGAGTGCTGGCATATTTAGAGACAATTGTTGATTGTCTACTTTGTATTGTCATATGATAGTCCTGCAACAGAATTTCACCATTAAGTGGAGAGATTTGAAAAATGCTTTAGTGGTTGCTGATGGATGATGGATTGCACAGACAATGCTGCTGTATACACATGTACATTGTCGTGATGGGATTGGTAAATTTGCATGCATTAATGTCACAAGGACCTTATCAatgtttttctgtttttaccGTCTCTCTACCATCATGAACAAACATATTAATCTAAATTCTGATATGCCTTGTCTAATATGTTTGTGCGGAAATTTATTgaacttatattttttattttcgcaaacatttataaaattttagaagtTGATGTTTATAATGTGGTTTTATTGTTGTACATTTTTGTTTCAGtggttttattttctattaccGTCCCAATTATTTCCCGTATGCCTTATGTTGAAGGATATGGTTCAGTTATAAGAATGGCATCCTGTATGGTAGGTTTCCGACCCTGTACTGTAGGTTTTTGCTTTCACTTCTCTCCTTTAGAATATAGGTAGAAGCGCTTCTTGAAGCAATgagttctattttttttagatagaGAAATCGATTAGAATGCCAAATggttcatatattttttatatgctttttaaTAGACCTATtatttagtatattttattaatatcaatCATTCTAATTATTGTATCTGATTTGAGAATACTACCAAAGCATTTCAAAAAAGATTATAATGATGAAGGTCTTATAGTGAGATTACTCAAAGATAATTCGACTATAAGAAGTACTACATTTTAACAACCGGAGATAATAACAGGTCGATCATAGGGTTGGTAGACTCGAACTCGAGCGATCTAGCCGTCATCGGAGCCTCTAAAGGATGAATCGTGTGAGGTTTTACTACAGTTATTTAAGGTGCACTTGGATCATGAAAGCCTTTATTTTTCCTTTAGCCAATAAACCCCAACTCCAACTGCATCACAAAGACATAAACGAGATGGCATAATAGTCATAAAAAATgagtacaaaacaaattcttgTTTTAAGAAGCCTATATATAACGTCCAACCGTTGGCAAAGCTGTACACTATGCTCACCTTCTCTCTAAATCTCTCTATTTAATTTATCTCTTCTAGTCAAAACGGAGCAATGGCTCGGGAGTTTCAACTGACGCGAGCCATAGACGGCACACTGTTTCCCCGTTGGGTGCACCAGCGAGCCCATTTTGGCTAACCCATCATGACACGTGTACGGCAGGTATGCAATCTTCTCATCTTCACCCACCCGCACAAtcaaatttaat is a window of Mercurialis annua linkage group LG2, ddMerAnnu1.2, whole genome shotgun sequence DNA encoding:
- the LOC126669512 gene encoding alpha/beta hydrolase domain-containing protein WAV2 isoform X1: MVSYVSVLLYGVGGIVVAGMALLVAFQEKLVYVPVLPGLTKSYQITPARLRLLYEDVWLRSSDGVRLHAWFIKIFPDCRGPTILFFQENAGNIAHRLEMVRIMIQKLHCNVFMLSYRGYGESDGYPSQHGIAKDAQAALDHLSQRTDIDTSRIVVFGRSLGGAVGALLTKKNPDKVAGLILENTFTSILDMAGVLLPFLKWFIGSNHSKGPKILNFLVRSPWSTIDVVGQVKQPILFLSGLQDEMVPPSHMQLLYAKAAVHNKNSSFVEFPTGMHMDTWLAGGDEYWRTVQQFLEKYVPENKENDSYNDKAHKSSL
- the LOC126669512 gene encoding alpha/beta hydrolase domain-containing protein WAV2 isoform X2, translating into MVSYVSVLLYGVGGIVVAGMALLVAFQEKLVYVPVLPGLTKSYQITPARLRLLYEDVWLRSSDGVRLHAWFIKIFPDCRGPTILFFQENAGNIAHRLEMVRIMIQKLHCNVFMLSYRGYGESDGYPSQHGIAKDAQAALDHLSQRTDIDTSRIVVFGRSLGGAVGALLTKKNPDKVAGLILENTFTSILDMAGVLLPFLKWFIGSNHSKGPKILNFLVRSPWSTIDVVGQVKQPILFLSGLQDEMVPPSHMQLLYAKAAVHNKNSSFVEFPTGMHMDTWLAGGDEYWRTVQQFLEKYVPENKENDSYNDKDLNGR